The Phyllopteryx taeniolatus isolate TA_2022b chromosome 4, UOR_Ptae_1.2, whole genome shotgun sequence genome includes the window CACAGTGGTACCTCATTTCCTGTTTACTTCAgagaaaatttaataaaatacaaattactaTGAAGATAGTACTTGAGTTTTTTTGGCATGGATAACAGCAATTTTGAGCTGCGTATAATACAAAGGTAGAAAAAGAATGCAGCTCAGAAAGTGTAATTTTGGGGTTGCATCTTACACTCGAGAGTGCACGAGTAATTAAGGTAGTTGAATTTCGTCCAACCCTGTCCCTGGATTTACCTAATTTGAAAGAAGAGTGTTTTACGTTTTTAAAGCTAATCCCAGAAAggggggaaacaaaagcataacttgttttgaataatgtcattgtcatttgctttttccatcAGCTAAAGGGAACTTTATTCAGAAATGGAATCAAACGATACCGACATACATACTATGTTTCGAGGTTCAGAACGGCGCACAATTAACTTCTTTGCGCGGCAGCATAAGAATATGTCATTACAAAAAGACCGCTCAAGTTATTTCGTGTTTGTCATTTGACTGCTTaatatttatggcctaaaagTCTTTTTATAAGTTTATTACTGCGTTAGCGCAGGTTATTAATACATCGGCGCGTTCCGacttacaaattcaggttacgtaGCCGTGATTCTTCAGCTTTATAAAACCCTTAATGCAACCTGCGTAGAATCAGAGACAAAAAACTTGCTAGTGTGTAAGGGACGCTCCAAGTGTGAAGTTGAACACACGAGACTCACTGGCCACACCTGCGTCCAAAGCCGTTGTCCTTGTCCCAGACTTTTGACGCTGACGTCGTCTCGCATCTATTTGAATGCGTAAAGCTGCAACGGCTGTGTGAACACAGGCACAGGAAGAAACTCCACTCTGAGGAACCCGTGCTGACCATTattccaccatgctgcctcgtGATTTTTATCATTAGCACAATATCGTATCATGGATTCCTGTGTGATTCCCAGCACAATTATCAAGCAATCAGTCAGTCTGTCTCAAATGTTTGAGTCATCCAGTCAGTAATTGGCACATGGGGTCGTCACTCCCCCCTCTGCTCCCCTCATTCCCTTAACAATCTGCATCCGCTACTGATGAATTATAGATGCTCACTAATTGGTTTTCCCGCAGGCAGGCATACTTTACACAAACCTTCGTTTGACCTTTCCATCTTTGCACTGccttcacaaacacacattttgtaCAGAAAAAGAAGCGTTTCTACATCCTCGTTTTGCCTCACTCTGGCATCGGCGCACTCGGGTTATTCTATATTCTACATAAGTCATCGGTGAAAGATTAGTTTTCCTCTGTCATCGCAAAAATGTTGAAGAGAAGCTCACATTCTCCCTCAGGCGTTTTCATCCCAAATCTACATTATCCCCCTTTTGGTTATTCAGTCCACATTCTTAGTTAGTTCTTAAACCTTCATGCAGTCTCTATAGTCTACATTTTTACAGGAGGTCTGCGTCAGGCTTGCGCATCATTAGAAAAATACCAAAACACACGTTTTGCATGCAGTTTGAGTTATTCATTTTATGTATGACATTATCTAAAAATACTTCATAGaggtcctgcgattggctggcgatcagttcaggctgtaccccgcctcccgcccgaagatagctgggataggctccagcagcccgcgaccctagtgaggataagcggtaaagaaaatggatggatggatggacttcataGAGATTACATACGGCAAGCCTACACTCACTCGTCCTGAGTTGTGATGTACAAGTTTGATCAAAGTGAGCTTTTACATAAGACATCTGATCGTTTTAACCAACATTATACTGCAAGATTGTCagagtagtggttagcacgtctgcctcacagttaaagGTTCTGGGGTTGACTCTCAACCCCTGTGTGGAGGTCGCATGTTCTACCcgcgtgcttgcgtgggttttcaccgggtactccTGCTTCCTTCTACATTCCAACAATATGCATCTtaagttaattaaagactctaaattgtccatacgtgtgaatgagagtgtaaatagtgtgttcaaatagccgttgCTTCTATAAACGACAACTATCGATGTTaaccgttagcatgtcaatggctttttgcattgtttcttaGCATTAGGCTAAGCGGACGTTTTCAcaaggcaaagctatgttgttttaaatatacaacaggtaattatctttgttttatgtttagtgtgacagtaaacttcaactgggagtggcattaaatagcttgaagcctgttttatttttttttgatgaaatgttcaatatttgccaaactgctcccTGCTGCAAATTTTGCTCAGTGCTACCAAACAGTGCTTgcatctcaagtttgcgctcgcaagtcaaagcaaaaaagtcATCCAAATGAAAGCTCACATCTTGAAAAACTTGCAAGTCGAatcatctcaaggcaccactgtatatcttATTTTTGATACATCTCTTGTAATGGATGTCCTTAGATACCTACCTGCCTGTACTTTTCCGGGTGGGTTTCTCACCTTTACGCACAATGTTTATGTTATATAACGATGATTATAACCGCAATTACCATTAATGAGTTTCAATTGTTTTATAATACATAATTGAGATTATGCATAGTCTACGTTTCTTGTTGACTGCTGTCACAATTAAACTAGGTCATTTGGATTTATGCCATTAAACTGTGTAATGACGCAATCTGGTACCACGCAATTAGTTCATACATTGCACTGATCTACTTGCTCATAGCCCCACACACTGTAAGAGATTCATATACTCTATACTAGAAGTGACCTGTTGACAACAGCAGGTTGCATCATTGCGGCCGCAGACAGAGAGACTAGACGAGCCCAAACAAGAGATGAGGAATATCATTAATATGCGATCTGTTTGCCTGTCCACAGATTCATAATCCACTCTAATCCAGGGAGAAGGGAGTACTTGTTTCATATTAAAATGAATCCTCAAGCACAAGAAAGAGTGGGAATTTTCCACAGCTCTTTTGGGTCAGGAAGAGCCACCTGGGGGACTCCATCCAGATGTTTCATGCTCTATGTCGGTCAAATTCAGCATGAGGGCTTTCTAAGTAGgatcgaatttttttttttttttttttacaaccatgAGCAGTGTACTAATTGAAGCataaaattataatataataatttaaaaaatcagatatacaaatgaaaaaatcaCGTGAAAACAATAATAGTTAAATGATATAATGAagatatatacataaaaaaaacttgacagtTTTGTTGGGAGTGAAAACGATTTTAGATTAGGgagtaacaataaataaatacaaaaaatattccGAATAAATCCATTTGATTTGAAACTGAGACTAGCTCATTATTCTTTTCAGTATTGtatgctttttgtgacattttgtgagatttgacaaagaaaaatgacatttatttttaaggcctTGATAGAAAtgaacatatatataaatatatagagagagagagagagagagagagagagagagagagaaagagagagagagagagagagagggagaaagagagagagagtataaATAAACCTATACAGTGATTGGAATTTAAGAACTTTCAGAGTTGATTGACAAGCCAAAGAGCCAATAGAGACGTGGTGTGTCATTAGTAGGCGGGGCTTCCTCTGTCCGTGTAGTTCTTGTTTAAAATGTCTCCCTAACAACCGACCCTGGGACTCAAACAGTGGAACTTTTGCAGCGGTCCAAACGCCTCCTGAGTAAGTCACCCcaacatttcccccccctcGCCATTAACAAACCGTGACTCGTCAACGAGCGTCTGGTCAAAGAGAATTTGTCAAACGTAATGTGTTGGCCACGGAGCTACAAGCTAAGCTAGCCGAGTAGCTCGTAAACGCTGCGTCTTTGGTTCCAGCTCATCTGCCAGCTTGGTGTTTACAAACTGGCCACAGGTGTCCTCCGTTTTTAAACCTTTGTGTGGCAAGTGACATTTAGTTCTCGCAAATGTGTGCTTCGTTATGTCCCTCGCTAGCTAGTTTGGTAGGTTTCTTCTCCTTGTGTGTTGTTGATAAGTGTTGCTCGTTACTAAACACatgaaatgtacattattttaggTACAGTTTTCTTGTGCTATCTGTTAACAGGAGTTGGAATGGCAGGAACCGGCGAGGGAAAGAAGGAAGAGGCCGACTACAAGAGACTACACAGCTTCCCTCTCATCAGGGTAGGAGTGTGGTGATCTCATCCTTCATTGTGATCTGCGCACTGCATCTTGAGTCTAGTTCGGAGCGTGCAACAGGAGAAGCACTGCTTCGAGAATGACAAAACTTACGAACCATATGGTAGACAGTAAAGCTACACTTCACCACAATGTAAGGTACATAAAAGTGAATGAATGCCATTTGTGAAAACTTTTGAGCATGGTTTGCATATTActtataatgtattattttcctctttaatCTAAGCCACAAttcatacatttacatatttagAGAATATCCTTATTCTTCTGATTACAAGTAGCAGCTAATCATAATACATAGTTTACTGTGTAGGTGGGCATTCATTTCATGTAATGTGTGACAAAAACttacattatttgtaattgtatttatttatgtaattcCTGTATGTTtcgataaagtacaatattatagtgttGAGTGctattctcattaaaaaaaacattccaacatttttttgggggtaggCTGGAACAGTTTGCCATTCATTTAAattggaaaagatgatttgagatgtgagTGATTTTCCTTcatcaaattcaaattgaactcatatctcaaggcaccactgtatgataTTTGTCCATGATTTcgcacaataattatcaaccaTGATTTTTAAGGTAGAAAACAGATAGTTGTCAGTATGCAACACTTCATTTCAATAAATCTCCTCCAGTtagattttcaaatgatcacttcttcAACATTccaaggaaatcacaatgttccATCACTGGCAagatatttttagaacaggcctatGTGATCTATCAAGTCTGGTCCACCATCAGAGttgtgtaatatttgttgcattaaattgtaaataatacaatttaaaaatgaacatgAATGGTAATCTATTTTACATAtagatttgaatttttttttgttttttttaaatgtaaagttTGGCCACCCATGCTCTAAATcatctataggtgtgaatgtatcaCCCAAAGTAAGCTGGGACATGCTTCAGCTACCCTCGTGAACCTGAACAGGATAGGCAGCAAACCAAATAGATGGATCATATGAGAGCGCTGTCCTGCTTTCCATCATGTAAACCGAAAAATGTAACCCGATTGTTCGGGTATCAGAAGATAATATATCAATTTGTCCTCAGCACACGGACATGCCCGAGGAAATGAGAGTGGAGACGATGGAGCTGTGTGTGACCGCCTGTGAAAAGTTTGCCACCAACAATGAGGTACGTGTGGTCTGTCAGTGATTGAATGGCAGCACAAAgtagcatttgtttgtttgtttttattccccccccccccgagtctCAAACAGTGGTTCCAGtgtataaatgtttgtttttgacattaTACAGCGGCCCCTCTGATGTTAAATACAATCTATGACATTATATAGCGGCCCCTCTGATGTTAAATACAATCTATTCAATGATGTGGGTCAATCTCCAATATCACAAAGAAGATCCCAaagtaaataatgtaaatagaAATTATCCCTTCCAGGATGTAACTGTCACCATGATACAACTTTTATTAACTGAACAGGGAAGTTTTATATAGCATTTCATTTCTCATACAAGTTagattaaatatcatttttacaGTTCAtgtaaaaagtcgacacacccaggtttttgtaatataaaaatgagaccaagacaaatcatttcaaaactttttttccccccaacattaATGTTCAATTAattgggaaatttttttttttaaataaacacctGAGATactacttccttgacaccactTACTATTCTATTAGCTTTGGACATTGGTGccctcttgtggcattttagggtgTGGCAGatggagcacaaaaaaaaacattaggataggttccacagaaaagcACAAAAGGGTGATATCATGAATAGCGAATAAACGAGTTTCACTTATTATAATGATCATGCAAAGTTGATTTTTCCTGACACGTAATAACATGTTAACATGTTacttgtcacacaagtgtaaaaataagttaaccctctttcaaactctttttcacacTAATGGTGACGCTTAAATTATTTAACGTGTATAAACGATTAAGCGTATAACttgaaaagcaaagcaaaatctctgcctcaagGCTTAGCTGGGACAGtttttccacacggactaatgttactgcagtcgCACGCACCACTCCGTGTGGAAATAAGATGGCAGGATGACGACGAGCCAGGAGGAAAAAGTTAGTAAAAGACAAACTGTCTAAactttgggatcatttcacacttaccAAGGAggataaagtgcaatgtgtacCACAACAGTGATCTACGATCGCCAACACAAGGTAATTTATCATTGTTGGCTAAATTAATTATAGCCTGCCATCACTAGGTAGAATGTCTTTTTAATGCCCCTGCAAGTGGTCAAGGATCGACACAGCCGCCGTAATAAGCGCATTCATAAATGAGATTCCGATAGTCACAACTCACGCTCAGTCACTCAACACGCAGACTTAAaagccagccaactctacactcacATTCGTTGATGCTGGCCAGGCCCTGCCATTTAAACCCATACACAGCCAAAGTTACAGAGACtacagtaaaacacaatgacaacgacaagtggacaaaaataatacctgcacctcacacgcacatattgtttaataatgcaaaagcatttttttatccAAATTACTCAAATAAGTAGTGGGATAAGTGGTAGAATACTTGATTCCGTAAACATTCAGAAGCTACAGTTCTACTCTTAAAGCTGTAATATGTAATGTGTAATATGTAAAAAAGCCAAAGATGCTGATTGAACTGAGCTCACACAAATGCCACAGTACAGTGGGGTTCTGGGAGTTCTGTTCCTACGCCGGTAACCCAAATTCGTAAAGAAGTCGAAACTCTCCTTCATCGATCACGAATCTATgctaagtcataattacagtatttgtatgaaaagcacttcttggccataaatataaaacagtcaaatggaGAAACACTACGTCAATAACAGAGTGTCCCTTCTTGAGTTGTGTGACCACTTATTCTTATGCTGCTACGTCAATTTATTGAGCACCCTCCTGTATATGACTGTGTACTATTTAGTCCTGATCCAAACAAGGATTATTTGTTCTTGGTGGGAGttcggagttgttctgaagtatttttctttgtgtggcCTTCTCGCCGCTGGTCTCCAGAGCGCCGCCAAGATGATCAAGGAGTCCATGGACAAGAAGTTTGGCAGCTCGTGGCACGTCGTGATCGGTGAGGGCTTCGGCTTTGAGGTCACGCACGAAGTGAAGAACCTGCTGTACATGTTCTTTGGCGGGAGTCtggccgtgtgtgtgtggaagtgctcgtagcacacacacgcagacacacaattgcttttttttttttgctggtccCACTCCGCTCGCCAATTCGGTGAAACAAAACCAGCCCCCTCTGGCTACAAAAAGTCGCTGAGGTTGACAACTACTCGGACTTGTGGAGAAGAACTCTGACATTCAGTCTTGACTCGCAGACGCCTGAACAGCTTCCTGCCTTATCTCACATTTCTCTTTCTTTTCAAGCAGTTTTCATAGTGTCACACTCACTTTGACAATATAACACAGCCGGCTAGGGTCTCCAAAGACCTTTGTCCTCTTTCCTCTGCAGGGAGCGTCTGGTGTgtaggtgtttgtgtgtgctggacacacacacacgcacttttcttttttttttttttttttaaaagcctacACCGAACATCACCACCTTTGTGCAGCACGACAATGTCCACATCATCTCTCAACCTTTCTTACAATTTGACACACTTGTCTTTCAatacaatgtttttatattttttttttaccgtgtaTATAGTTTGATGCGACTTTTAACAAGTGTTATCTTCTTACAAACGACCTGATctaccttcccccccccccccctgctctAGATGTTTTTATAATAACCTGGCATGTTTTACGGCCTTTGGTCTGTATGAATGCTAATGACACAGAACGGGGGGATGAAGTGGACCCCGACAGTTTTGCACCTTCTGATATCATATTCCGGCCATAACAGACAGAGGTGGAACTGGCTGTGTGAAACGGCAATCTGTAAGGCCGGAGGTGTGAAATTTTGACTTCTAAGGTACCAGCAGAGCCATAACAGAGGACGGATCGCCTG containing:
- the LOC133476821 gene encoding dynein axonemal light chain 4, translated to MAGTGEGKKEEADYKRLHSFPLIRHTDMPEEMRVETMELCVTACEKFATNNESAAKMIKESMDKKFGSSWHVVIGEGFGFEVTHEVKNLLYMFFGGSLAVCVWKCS